The Paracoccus sp. SCSIO 75233 nucleotide sequence CGTGGATGGCCTTGGCATTCGGGATCTCGGTGATCTTGTCGCATTTCATGACGTCACAGCGCACGCGGGCCACCCGCGTATTCGCCTTGTCGTTCATGAACAGATATTTGCCGTCATAGGTGCCGTCGGTGAAGGACATATGGACGTGGTGCAGGTCACCATTGTCATGGATGCGCTTGCCTTGCGCGGCCAGATAGGCCTTGGTTTCGGGCAGCATCCCTTCGTCGAAGATCTTCAGCGACTCGTTGGTCTGCCCCCAGCCAGTGGCGGAGCAGCGGTTGAACACCGGAATCCGCATCAGTTCGCGCATGGACGGAATGCCAAGGATGCGCACCTCGCCGGTCTGGCCAGAGGACCAGAAGCCGTAATACTCATCCAGCTCGCCCGGCGGCGGCGTCGCCTCGGATGCGTCCTGCGCCATTGCCGCGCCGGCACCCATGGCCGTCGCACCCAGACCGGCGCTGCCCGCGATAAAGGCGGTCCGGCTCAGCCCGGCACCCCCGATGATCGCCGCGCCGCCTGCCGTCGCGCCCAGAAGGCCGCGGCGGCTGATGCCGGATTTCTTGTTGTCACTCATGTCAAACTCCTTCGGTTTTCACATTCGGATGATTGGCCAGCCCGTCACGCGGCGGCGCGGAGGCGGCAAGCTTTGCCCGACGCTTGTCCTGCTTGATGACCACCGGGCATTTGCTGTGGCTGTGGTAAAGCACCTGGCAATGCATGCAGTTCAGGCACTCATTCGGGTTGATCTCACCTGTCGGGTGGATCGCCTGCACGAAGCATTCATTCGCACAGGTCTGGCACGGATTGCCGCATTCGTTGTAGCGTTTGAGCCAGTCGAACATGCGGATCCGCGCCGGTATGGCGAGGCCTGCCCCAAGCGGGCAGAGGTAACGGCAGTAAAATCGTTCAACAAACAGCCCCGCCATCAACAGCCCGGCAGCGTAGACCACAAACGGCCACGCACGGGCGAATTTCAGGATGATCGCGGTCTTGAACGGCTCGACCTCGGCCAACCGCTCGGCCTGTTCCAGAGAGGCGAGCGAGACGCCGAACAGCCCCAGAAAGATCATGTATTTCACCGGCCACAGCCGCTCATGCAGCCCCCAGGGCAGGCTGTATTGCGGAATGCCCAGCTTGCGGCCGATCTGGTTCAGCAGCTCCTGCAATGCGCCGAACGGACACAGCCAGCCGCAATAGGCCCCCCTGCCCCAGAAGATCAGCGCGGCGGCGACGGCAAACCACAGGATGAAGGTCAGCGGGTCCAGCAGGAATGCCTGCCAGCTGAAGCCGGTCGCGAAACTGTTGGCCAGCGCCATGATATTGACGACCGATAATTGCGCGTTCCACATCCAGCCCAGAACCACCAGCGTCAGGGTCAGGAAGGACATGCGGAACCAGTAAACCGCGCGCTCCGACCGGCTGAGCCATTCCTGAAAGAAGAATGCAGCAGTCAATACGCTGAGCATCACGACGAGAACCGTGACCTGAAGCTTCTTCCCTTCCCAGATCCGCTTCCACAACGCGGCCTGCGCGCTCGCCTCATCCTGCACGGCAATCGTTTCCGCGGGCGACGGCGCGGACGGTGCTGCGGCAGGTTCGGGGGACGGGAGCGGGATCAGATAGTTTTCCGGCAGCTCATAACCCAGATCGAATGTGGTGAAGACCTTCTCGATGGCCGCAACGTCGCGATGCACCAGAAGCTGAATGCGGAAAGGCCGCGTCGGGTCGAAGCCGCTATCGGCGGGGATCCTGAAAAGATCGGTCTCGCTGAAATCGGGCGCCCCGTCCGTCACGATCTCCGCCCGGCGATGATCCCGGTCGCGGAAACGGACCGATATATCGTCCTGGATCAGCTGGATGCGGTCGAATATCCCGCCCCGGACATAGCCCGACCCCTTGAAGCTGTACTGCCCCAGCCCGGCGATCAGAACCGCCTCATCACCGTCTTCCAGCCAATCGTCCAGATTGCCGAACTCGGCATCGCCCAGCACTGGCCGCCCGATCCCCGGCAGGCTGACCAGCACGGCCTGCATGTCGATGAACACCGTCTCCGGCGGATCGCTCAGCGCCCTCGCGTCAGAACGCGGGTCGCCAAGCGCGGCAAATGCCTCGTTCACCTCGCCTGTCGTCAGGGTCAGCCGCCGGACCGTGCCATCACCCAGAAGCGTGTCCCAGTCCCCTTCCGCGACTGCCGCAGCGTCAATCTCGAAGCGCGGGCCGGTGTCCTGCTCCTCCGCCAGGCCGCCCAGACCAAGCGCACGCGCCACTTTCAGGCTGGAGCGCAGGATGGAATCGTCGATCACCATGACCGTGACCGTCGCCCCCGACACGATATCCAGCTCATGCGACGACGTCCCGGCAGCCTCCGCCACCAGATCAAGCCCGGCATAACCCTCCGCCACGGCGGTCATCTTCGCCTCGGGGATGCCGATCAGAACGATGGGCTCGGAATGCTTGACCAGCTTGACGCCAAGCACCTTTGCGTCGGGGCTGATGGCGACCAGCGTGTGAATGGGCTTGCCGGAATAGCCGGTCGTTCCGACGAAATCGGAGGTCATGAACGCATAGCCCAGCGTCTCTGCCCCGCTCAGCAAGGGGGCGACCGGTATATCATCGCGGATCGGGCCGAAACCGTCGGCACCCGCCACCAGATCCGCCGGCGCGACCTCGTCCAGATAGCGCGCCAGCACCGAAGATTGCTGCGCCTGCGCCTGCGCCGTCACCAAAGCCGCCAGAACCAGGGCAAGAATGCTCAGAAGGCGGCGTAAAACGGGCATGGAATCATTGCTCCCAATGGCAGCGAATGCGGACTCATTCACCTCGGCGCTAACGACCCCCAACCACAAAGTCCTTGAGCAAAGTCAGTTCCGCGCCGCGCCCTCAATAACGAGAATGCAGCCGCTTTTTGTTATCCGTTGGGAACGGATGGTTTTTCGCTCGGGACCGGGGTTTTTACGGCAACACACACTGGTGCGACAGATTGGCGCAACACAACTATAGGCTGATCTAATGGCGATTTCAACATCTGAACAGATCTGCGCGGCCGAACGGCTTGCGCCAGCGGCACCGATCAGGGCGCGATCACATCCAGCCGGGGGAAATACGTCTGGTAGCGCCCCCGATCCCGCGTCAGCAGGCGATACCCCCGGATGGCCGCATGGGCGCCGATATAAAAATCCGGCAGGGGGGAGCGCCGCGCACCGCCCCGGCGGCGATAGCCGAGAAAGGCTTTGCCAGCAAGAAAGGCGGCGGCCCAGGGCAGCGGCTCACGATGGAATATCTCTTCCGGCAACAGCGCATCGAGGGCTTCTATCCGGCTATGCGCAACGGAAACCTCAGCATATATCAGCGGATTGATGACCAGCCGCGCCCCCTGCCCCGCCCGCGCCAGCGCAGCGGCGGACCAGTCCGCCCATTCCGCGTCATTGGTGGTGATGTCGATCAGGATATTCGAGTCGACCAGAACCGGCGTCATTCGCGGGTCAGCGCCATGATCTCATCGGTGCTGAGCCCGGTATCGGCACTGCCGCGCAACCCGGCAATGGTCGCCTGCAACCGGCTGGCACGCGCACTGCCCGCCTGCCCCGCTGCAACGACCCGCACGACACCATCATCCCCGATAATGAACTCAACCTCGGTTCCCGGCTGAAACCCGGCGAAATCGCGGACATCCTGCGGAATGGTCACCTGACCTTTGGTGGTAATGCGCATGGCGTGCTCCTTGGTAATACCGAAAGTAATACCGAGGACGGGCGCGGTCAAGCGCCGGGCAAAACGCTGCCGGTTCCGCCGCGCCAACAACGCTGCCGCCCCTACCCGCGCGGAAGACCGCGGGTTTTGGCTCCGCTGGCGATCCGCGCGAAATATGGCACATCTCAGTTACAGGCCAGGCCAATAACCACGACCAATTGCACAACAACGCCCAGATTCGCGCAAAAGCCCCGTCTTTCCGATAATTAGAATCTAGCCCCGCAACCGGCGCAGCGGCCAGCGTGGATTCGGTAAAATCCACCCCCATATGCCCGTTTAACCCCCAAAATACGCGAGAAAACTGCGAATTGAACCGGATTCACGGCCTGTCCCGGATAGAGATCGCGATTTCTGCAACCTATAGTCAGAAATTAGTTAATAATTATCGTCTAGATTGTTTTCTGTGTCACTGACCCGGCTCGTTAACTATTTTCTGCATAAGGAAAATCCAATGGTTCTGGTTACTCCCCCCAGCACCGGCGTTAACGATCCGGGGCAGTGGTTCACGACGATCATCATCAATAATGTCGGCCAGGTCGATACGCTTCAGGGCGATTCCATCGCCGAAAACGCGCAGGATCTTCTTGGCGGCAAGACATTTTCCGTCACCTCCGCCGAGGCGCGCAGCTATGACGGGGCCGGGGATCAGAACCATATCCTCGGGGTCGAAGATTACGGATACACTCAGGATCTGATCGAGTTCGACGATTTTCCCGGCAGCAAGGTCGTCGCCGACGCCGCCCTCTATGTCTACGCCACCTTCTCGACCACGACCGGCGACTCGCTCTGGCTGGCCGTCTATGCGGCGCAATACGAAATGCCCGATGGCACGTTTCGGATCATGTTTCAGCCCGTCGGGGTCAACGATCTCGACTACCTGACCGGTTCGATCAACGCCGTCACCTTCGACGACCCGGTCAACACCATCAATTACGGCACCTATTATGTCGACCGCGATATCCAGTCGAGCATTGTCTGCTTCGCC carries:
- a CDS encoding NosR/NirI family protein — protein: MPVLRRLLSILALVLAALVTAQAQAQQSSVLARYLDEVAPADLVAGADGFGPIRDDIPVAPLLSGAETLGYAFMTSDFVGTTGYSGKPIHTLVAISPDAKVLGVKLVKHSEPIVLIGIPEAKMTAVAEGYAGLDLVAEAAGTSSHELDIVSGATVTVMVIDDSILRSSLKVARALGLGGLAEEQDTGPRFEIDAAAVAEGDWDTLLGDGTVRRLTLTTGEVNEAFAALGDPRSDARALSDPPETVFIDMQAVLVSLPGIGRPVLGDAEFGNLDDWLEDGDEAVLIAGLGQYSFKGSGYVRGGIFDRIQLIQDDISVRFRDRDHRRAEIVTDGAPDFSETDLFRIPADSGFDPTRPFRIQLLVHRDVAAIEKVFTTFDLGYELPENYLIPLPSPEPAAAPSAPSPAETIAVQDEASAQAALWKRIWEGKKLQVTVLVVMLSVLTAAFFFQEWLSRSERAVYWFRMSFLTLTLVVLGWMWNAQLSVVNIMALANSFATGFSWQAFLLDPLTFILWFAVAAALIFWGRGAYCGWLCPFGALQELLNQIGRKLGIPQYSLPWGLHERLWPVKYMIFLGLFGVSLASLEQAERLAEVEPFKTAIILKFARAWPFVVYAAGLLMAGLFVERFYCRYLCPLGAGLAIPARIRMFDWLKRYNECGNPCQTCANECFVQAIHPTGEINPNECLNCMHCQVLYHSHSKCPVVIKQDKRRAKLAASAPPRDGLANHPNVKTEGV
- a CDS encoding AbrB/MazE/SpoVT family DNA-binding domain-containing protein, giving the protein MRITTKGQVTIPQDVRDFAGFQPGTEVEFIIGDDGVVRVVAAGQAGSARASRLQATIAGLRGSADTGLSTDEIMALTRE
- a CDS encoding type II toxin-antitoxin system VapC family toxin codes for the protein MTPVLVDSNILIDITTNDAEWADWSAAALARAGQGARLVINPLIYAEVSVAHSRIEALDALLPEEIFHREPLPWAAAFLAGKAFLGYRRRGGARRSPLPDFYIGAHAAIRGYRLLTRDRGRYQTYFPRLDVIAP